In the Colias croceus chromosome 1, ilColCroc2.1 genome, gtctgggtgttattatctatatatgtatctattaaatattatatttatcgtcgcctagtacccacaacacaagccttaattgagcttactgtgggactaggtcgatttgtgtaataatgtcctataatatttatttttttatttataatgccagtattaaaaaatcttatactaatactataattattgacttataaataacatcaaaataagaatacaatacatttttattaagctTCATACGGCAGACTCAGGAGCTATGTGCTATactatcatcatcatcagcatTTCATCTTTGAACATGTTGTTTGAACTGAGTCTGACCCGATTGCCATGTAACTACTtagtgtatgttttttttagtaatataaGTAGTTGTTAAGTGTGTAAATGtggcaataaatatttttttctttctttctttctttctttctttatgTATAGTACAAGCTAATGTTTTAACTATATTTCAGGTAGATGCACACAATGTAGTGCCATGTTGGATTGCGTCAGATAAACAGGAATATTCAGCCAGGACTATCAGGAACAAGATTAACTCTAAGTTAGATGAATTCCTCACAGAGTTCCCATCTGTTATCAAACATCCATATACAAGCAAGTTTGAACCGGAGgtaaatttttgaatttaactgataaaacctttttttcaGCTTTTTGCATAgtcattaaaaacataaatatatcataaaaagttgtgtgccgagcacatgtgtcagtagtgaaacttctttggcaagattcaaggATACCAAAATCTTCATTCTtcaccttactccatgacatgATGGTATTGCCATAACGCAACCTTGATATTTCCTTCTCTTAAAGTGtctagaagtttcacttcaaaagaaAGACTATTGATATTTACatctaaataaacatacacacacaatgttatatatatcaatttatacaacactagctgtgccgcgcggtttcatccgcgtggctccgctcctgttggtcttagcgtgataatatatagcctatattactcgtggataatgtagctttcgaatggtgaaagaattttcaaaatcggtctagtagtttatgagcctattcattataatcaaacaaacaaacaaagttttcctctttataatattagtgtagataatatacagttttattgatattatctCCCATCTAATTACAGCCAATAGATTGGGATGAAGCGATAGAATCTCGAGAAGCAGATAAATCAGTGGGCCCCATTGACTGGGCGGGACCAGGGTATGAGGAGGCCATGAAGACCCTCAAAAGCTTTATTGATAATAGGCTAAAGATATTTGCTACGAAAAGAAATGATCCAACACAGAATGCTTTGAGCAACCTGTCGCCTTGGTTTCATTTTGGTAAGGTATAagcagttattttttttattatattaattgtaattgtaatttccaaaaataaaaaacacttaaaaaggtagaataatttattttctatatagaAGGAAATTCTTCTACAAAAAGaagctatttttattaacagaacttgaaatctaaatttttttttattatgtgtgaaaaaaatattatgaagtaaagtaaataatcaattatgttttacatttaaaatcttccttcttattactttttaacattatttgtcTCATTACAGGCCAAATATCTGTCCAAAGAGTAGCGTTATGTGTACAAGCATTTAAGTCGAAACAAACGGAGAGTGTGAATGCGTTCTTGGAAGAAGCAATAGTTAGAAGTGAATTGGCTGATAACTTCTGTTTCTATTGTGAACATTATGATAGCTTGAAGGGGGCAAGTCAGTGGGCGCAAAAGACATTGGATGATCATAGGTATGTAAGGAtcatactttttattaattcattatgGATGTAAAATATTCAACTGGATTTGGCAATGTTGCTGTTTATTTTGgaccttaaaaaataaaataggtttaaaaGTTTTACATATTCCACGAAAATTTTTGCATAACTCCttttaaataacaacattTCTCAGTAAATCCTATTAAAATGCAGGGCATTATTAGAGAAGCTTAGCTGACCTTGCAGTGCTTATAGTCTCCAACACATTTCAGGAAAGACAAGCGAACCCACATTTACACACTAGACCAACTTTGCAAGGCAGAAACACATGATGATCTATGGAACTCGGCACAGATCCAGCTGGTGAAGGAAGGCAAGATGCACGGCTTCCTCAGAATGTACTGGTGTAAGAAGATATTGGAATGGACGCCGAGCCCGGAAGATGCGCTCAAGTATTCTATTTATATGAACGACCATTATAGTGTGGATGGCAGGGACTCGAATGGATATACTGGTGAGTGTACTTAagcaaactaaaatattaatctatactaatattaaaaagctaaatagtttgtttgaacgcaccaatctcaggaactactggtccaatttgaaaaaatctttcagtgttagatgacccatttatcgaggaaggttataggctatatattatcatcaccctaaaaccaacaggagcaatgcgggtaaaactgcagggcacagctagttaattataaatatgtttacaaCTGGACCAATGAGACAAGTTTAGATGAGAGATCCAACTTATGCAGTTGACCAGTTACAGTAAATTTTGCCTGCTGTGGGTATTTTAGTGCTATTGAATGTAAAATGAAgacaggattttttttatatagtcaTCTCTATTATCACACAATCTATACATTTTTGTGATAAACTTTATTGAGAAACTGTGATACCAGATTTGGGTCTTTAtataccatttttttattcaatagatGGATGTACTATCAATCatcaaaactttatttttaccaCAAAATTTCAAGAGCACTccttaaattgtaatatagcATAACAATAAGTCAAAATTAAATGGGAGCGATGTTGCGTGCAACAATTATTTACCCATAAAGATTATATCAATGTTGCCAAGGCGATAAAGGCTAGCTTGAACTTAGTGAATGGCGTGACAAAACTTGCAATTAGCGACACTTCTTTCTGAAACTCACGTGCAATACCAGAACTAATTTCTTACGTATTGGTTACTATTCAATAAACTACATACTAGTTTCTGCGGCTTAAATAGGTAGGTGTAAGCAGTCGTGTGATATGTTGGACCAGCACAATTTGACAGAAATTCTGCGATATAATTTACGCAAGCAGTTACAGTTACTTttgtggctccgctcctgttggtcttagccttCCTTTATAAATGGGccccgaaagaatttttcagatcggaccagtagttcctgagattagcacgttcaaacataatatagatGTATAGTAAGTACAGTtcgattcaaacttaatggcggTTCGGAAGTTAGCTGCGTTTTCTGCGCATCAGATCATTCGATGTTCCGAGccgccattaagtttgaatcgtactgtacatattttaactttaGATCCTAAAAAGACACCTTTTCCACCAGCTTTATGAATGTATGATAGCTTCTATGATATGTGATTTATTTCTATGAAATATAATGACGATTTGtatgtattacaatttacaacaaTAGGAATAAAATGCAAGTTAGCTATTTTAACTAATAGAGATGCTATCAAATGTAGTTCAATTTATTCAAGGTTAtcatctattatttatttccaatgTATTTACAGGATGTATGTGGTCAATCTGTGGAATCCACGACCAAGGCTGGGCAGAACGAGCAGTATTTGGCAAGATTCGATACATGAACTATGACGGCTGTAAGCGCAAGTTTGACATTAAGGCCTTCATCGCGCGGTATGGCGGGAAAGCGCATAAATACGTTccgaagaaataaaaaaaaatgccgtctcgTGATCGaatatcttgtaaaaaaaatctcaattataaaagatttgaatgctataaactAATTATTAACAACTAACATAGAAATAAGTATCAGCACCAGCAcctcaaataatatttaagtaggtaataaccGAATCTCACATCTCTTGAATTGTTGTATATTTgatctgaattttttttagattatattgCATAAAGTCAATTGGTATCTTAAGAATAAACGTTCTATATCACAAagcataaagaaaaaatataattttcattcaaaattaaatttagatttttcttaatttagtcataacacaaaaaacaataatttattatctgttaaaACATTTGCaacgaataatattttataggatACGTTGATGTTTTCTTAATACGTAAGATTTAATAATGTTGATAGTCgtaagttttataaatcacaatttttaacttttttacacatttttattttttaacatttttaatgacaGTACAAActattgttttcaataaaagttTCAATTATACGTGATTGGTTTTCTTAACATTCCCTTTACATTTAATCCTGTCCCATACATTAAACGAATGGattctaaaataaagataaaattcaaattaagaGCTCTTTctattagtttataataattcctCTTATTGTATAGGTTGGAGTGATTCGAGAACAGAATAAAATgaatcaaataattattaatctatcAATGAATATCCACGAAGTACAAAATTTTGTAGTCCACgcaagcgaagccgcgggcggtgcTTCGGTAATCGGTGAGAACGCTGTTTTAGCGATGGACCACCTGACAACCTGTTCTGTTGTAATTGATAAATTGTTTCACTATTATGGTTTTCAACCAGAGAAGTGCGAAGATGCGTAGCGAGAGATGTGTTTGTAATGAACCAATCATTTtgcttcatttagtttgaagtttgaaagttatttacaaacacattcctcgctacacaaTTATACACATCCTCGCatattattggtggaaaagcacccttggGCAGATTTATCGGGGTCATTATCATATAGTCAGATGTCTATAAgctaaataatatcataaccCTATCAAttaataggagcggagcaatgcaggtTGCTGTTACAGCTGCATCATAAATGGATAGATAAAATGCATCGTGATTCTGCGGAAGCCACGACTTTTTTGCTTGAATTTAGTGTGCAAGTACTACCTTTCCGTGAACGGCTTCGCATgctttgtttaaaacctaatctacactaatattataaagaggaaaactttgtttgtttgtttgattgtaacgaATAGGCtcaaaactactggaccgattttaaaaattctttcaccattcgaaagctacattatccacgagtaacataggctaggttttatcccggaaatcccacgggaacgggaactatgcggggttttctttgaaaacgcgggcgaagccgcaggcggaaagctagtaaattatataggtacaaaaACCTTCCCCGAGAAACGCTTTATactatactagctgcgctccgcggtttcacccgcattgctcagctcctgttggtcttagcgtgatgatatatagcctaaagccttcctcgataaatgggctatctaacaccgaaagaatttttcaaagtGGACTTgtagttcctgaaattagcgcgttcaaacaaatatacaaactCTTCAAAGATAATAATGATATAAATCGCAATCAAATGATACAAAGTTCTTTTGGAATAGTCACTTCCATTCTAATAGGAGACGATGTAAATTGAGCGTACGTTTAATTTCTGAATTTCATATGCCAAAAACATAGCATTGTTTAGGTTTTTTTCCGTAACAGAAGTTCTTTAGACTGAAACGAAAGATTAACTAGTCAGTCAATATccgttttatgtttttattcataCGGAAATATTACCATTCAGttactttttatgtaatagTCATGCATATTAATCTTCCATTATCGATCGCATTACCTTAAATAACCAtggatacaaataaaacatcaattcatttgcttataaatatttttatttatgaatgtgACTTCGTGGTTACACAATCATATACTTcgattattttcataaaattagaaatagaaaaataatatcaaagaGCTATATTTAACTGGAACATTTGTGGATCGagtttaattgtgttttaatgcattttataTTCCCTCCAGTCACTTTAATCTGAAGACAAAAATTCGTATTTcaaaacattaatcaaattaaacGTCGAAAGCATTGGGACGATATATTATTCTTgtcaaataaattcaattaattaaattatataaacacaaACGCGTTCTTCTATTatgtcataatttattaataataataagtctctaaacaaaatacataggaaaaatataatcatgATATCAACACACAAAGAAAATAACGAAAtctaaagaaaaattaagtaaGGGTGTCATCGagtcaacattttattatggaaattgaaatttattatgtacccCAGTAACTGATTCACCTATGAACACAAATCGTGGTTTGCTTCTTGTGACTCCACTACGCAGTACTGCACAAGGGTAACGCATTATACGCGACCGAGCCGCGACTTAAACTCAACCGCTATATTTTCTTTGGACAGTTTATTTCAAGTCACATATTGCAAGACGTTAAATCAACAGCTTATTCAGTTTAAGTCGGAACACAAGATCGCAACACTTGGACACTGTAACATTAGCTTACAATAAggcattcaattaaatttcgTAGCAAAATTATGTCAAAGACGGTTTCGGAGGAACTGAGCCATAACCAAATCCGAGCCGAAACTGAACGGGAATGTGTTTAGAAAGCTGTTATCTAGATTTCGGTTACGACCCcacgaacaaaaaaaatatatagaaaataaattgtcaACGTCATATTATGACGAGTCGGGTGCGACTACACTATCCGCCGGTCGGTCATTttcacttataaataaaaaaatctgaaatgttgtcaattaaaaaaaaaaaattatcacagCTAGACAATCCATAAACGAACATCGAaagtcaaaaaaaaaacgagtCCAAATTTAAAAACTGAAATTGTCAAAAccatagacaaaaaaaaatacagagtGAACAAAAAATCGAATCATATTCAAATGTCATGTGTCAAGTGAGACCGTCGCGCGGACAGTGTAGGCGCGCCCGCATTGTGTTAGTGTCTATGCTCCCGTGTGTAGTGTGTGTGTGAAAGCAGAGCTACATTCGCTGTCACTTCACTGCACGCAGCACGAGTTCTTGTGGCCGTTCTTCTTGAGTCGCGACTTGGGCCGATACTTCTCGAGGTACGACAGTTGCTTCGCGTTGATGGCGCCGCGACGCTGACTGGAATATGAatagtataaatatgaatgatttattttcttaagatTTGTTCTTCGTATGCAAGATAAGGTGAATTCTAATGCAATGAAAATTATTGCTTTTCGGtggaaaaaaaaagaaaattaagacaaaaagaaacataaattaaaagtcTATTATTATCACAATATGCACAAAAGCAACTCACTCTCTGATGGTCTCAACCGCCTCCTCGTACTTCATGCCGAGCTCGATGAGCGCGATGGCCACCATGACGGGCGCGCGGCCCAGCCCGGCCACGCAGTGCACCGCCACCGCCGACTCCGGCTTGTTTTGCGCcctacaaacatacaaatatattgaaatacaGTTAACCGCTTATAAGATGCCCGTGGTGCATATAGACTAAAGAAATCTGAGATCACATCTCACATTTTTTCACCATTgtacacaatatttatttgtttgtgctttattgctcaagataaattacaaattgaaaCTTAACCTAGGATACATTGTAACAAACGGCAGCCTTATCGCTaaatagcgatttcttccagacaaccggtTGTACGGAGAGAAATTAAGTAAAGGATGTATCATACATCCTACacagtatgtatgtataatggtgaaaaaaatgttttaacttGGTCAAGTATTTCCCGAGATTGGCGTATAGAAGTAT is a window encoding:
- the LOC123694689 gene encoding deoxyribodipyrimidine photo-lyase — its product is MRINIKQGLHSYLTMASAAKKIKLSTPSSSGENKTNIVEFMNSIQKKREDTAESILKYKFNKKRLRIISHEQMVPDSCEGIVYWMSRDSRVQDNWAFLFAQKLALKNEVPLHVCFCLIAKYLDASVRQFHFLIKGLEKVAEECKKLNISFHLLEGSGADALPQWVVKHKIGAVVCDFNPLRVPMGWLEGVKKKLKKDVPLIQVDAHNVVPCWIASDKQEYSARTIRNKINSKLDEFLTEFPSVIKHPYTSKFEPEPIDWDEAIESREADKSVGPIDWAGPGYEEAMKTLKSFIDNRLKIFATKRNDPTQNALSNLSPWFHFGQISVQRVALCVQAFKSKQTESVNAFLEEAIVRSELADNFCFYCEHYDSLKGASQWAQKTLDDHRKDKRTHIYTLDQLCKAETHDDLWNSAQIQLVKEGKMHGFLRMYWCKKILEWTPSPEDALKYSIYMNDHYSVDGRDSNGYTGCMWSICGIHDQGWAERAVFGKIRYMNYDGCKRKFDIKAFIARYGGKAHKYVPKK